In Streptomyces hawaiiensis, one genomic interval encodes:
- a CDS encoding DUF6758 family protein, giving the protein MRGEPSCPKCGGRVRAPGLFSDSWQCDAHGTVHPVQPVIPPSVDALNVVVHRTQVPLWMPWPLPVGWLFTGVACAGDDRTGGRATAVACTGPGPLGGMGELILVAEELGVGLGARYAGMDGPDPGPHMNVEKPPQAKVLAAGRPTPLWHVAGAPDDRAVFAGEALGVWLWAVVWPEQSGLLMYDELVLTDLRDAGAEVELVPCGALSPRLLGA; this is encoded by the coding sequence ATGAGGGGCGAACCCAGTTGCCCGAAGTGCGGTGGCCGGGTCAGGGCTCCCGGCCTCTTCTCCGACTCGTGGCAGTGCGATGCGCACGGCACCGTTCATCCGGTGCAGCCCGTGATACCGCCGAGCGTCGACGCCCTCAACGTCGTGGTGCACCGCACTCAGGTGCCGCTGTGGATGCCGTGGCCCCTGCCGGTCGGGTGGCTGTTCACGGGCGTGGCCTGCGCGGGGGACGACCGCACGGGCGGCCGTGCGACCGCCGTCGCCTGCACGGGACCCGGACCGCTCGGCGGGATGGGCGAGCTGATCCTGGTGGCCGAGGAGCTCGGGGTCGGGCTCGGGGCGCGGTACGCGGGCATGGACGGTCCCGACCCGGGGCCGCACATGAACGTCGAGAAGCCGCCTCAGGCGAAGGTGCTGGCCGCCGGGCGCCCCACGCCGCTGTGGCATGTGGCCGGGGCGCCGGACGACCGGGCCGTCTTCGCCGGTGAGGCGCTGGGGGTGTGGCTCTGGGCCGTGGTGTGGCCCGAGCAGTCCGGGCTGCTGATGTACGACGAGCTCGTGCTGACGGATCTGCGGGATGCCGGCGCCGAGGTCGAGCTGGTGCCGTGCGGCGCCTTGTCGCCGCGCTTGCTGGGAGCCTGA
- a CDS encoding PHP domain-containing protein → MRIDLHTHSTASDGTDSPAELVRKAAVAGLDVVALTDHDTTRGHAEAIVALPEGVTLVTGAELSCRIDGISMHMLAYLFDAEEPALLAERELVRDDRVPRAQGMIAKLRELGVPVTWEQVARIAGDGSVGRPHVASALVELGVVPTVNDAFTQDWLADGGRVFVEKHETDPFEAIRLIKGAGGVAVFAHPGASKRGLTVPEAAIAEMAAAGLDGVEVDHMDHDADTRARLRGLAKELGLLVTGSSDYHGSRKTCVLGEYTTDPEVYGEITRRAFGAFPVPGAGGVV, encoded by the coding sequence GTGCGTATCGATCTGCACACCCACTCCACCGCTTCCGACGGGACGGACTCGCCCGCCGAGCTGGTGCGCAAGGCCGCTGTGGCCGGGCTGGACGTCGTCGCGCTCACCGATCACGACACCACCCGCGGGCATGCCGAGGCGATCGTCGCGCTGCCCGAGGGAGTCACGCTGGTCACCGGGGCCGAGCTCTCCTGCCGGATCGACGGGATCAGCATGCACATGCTGGCCTACCTCTTCGACGCCGAGGAGCCGGCGCTGCTCGCCGAGCGGGAGCTGGTCCGGGACGACCGGGTGCCGCGCGCCCAGGGCATGATCGCCAAGCTTCGGGAGCTGGGCGTGCCCGTGACGTGGGAGCAGGTGGCGCGGATCGCCGGTGACGGGTCCGTCGGGCGCCCGCACGTGGCGAGCGCGCTCGTCGAACTGGGTGTCGTGCCGACCGTGAACGACGCCTTCACCCAGGACTGGCTGGCCGACGGCGGCCGGGTCTTCGTGGAGAAGCACGAGACCGACCCCTTCGAGGCGATCCGGCTGATCAAGGGCGCGGGCGGGGTCGCGGTGTTCGCGCATCCCGGGGCCAGCAAGCGGGGGCTCACGGTGCCGGAGGCCGCCATCGCCGAGATGGCCGCGGCCGGGCTGGACGGCGTCGAGGTCGACCACATGGACCACGACGCCGACACGCGCGCGCGGCTGCGGGGGCTGGCGAAGGAGCTCGGCCTTCTCGTGACCGGGTCGTCGGACTACCACGGCAGCAGGAAGACGTGCGTGCTCGGGGAGTACACGACGGATCCCGAGGTGTACGGGGAGATCACGCGGCGGGCCTTCGGGGCGTTTCCCGTGCCGGGGGCCGGCGGGGTCGTCTGA
- a CDS encoding MarC family protein, whose product MFDLAVFGSLFLTLFVIMDPPGITPIFLALTAGRPGKVQKRMAFQAVCVAGGVITVFGLLGHQILNYLHVSVPALMIAGGLLLLLIALDLLTGKTDEPKQTKDVNVALVPLGMPLLAGPGAIVSVILAVQKAHGVAAQVSVWAAILAIHVVLWLVMRYSLVIIRIIKDGGVVLVTRLAGMMLSAIAVQQIINGVTQVIQGS is encoded by the coding sequence ATGTTCGACCTCGCCGTCTTCGGCTCCCTGTTCCTGACCCTCTTCGTCATCATGGATCCCCCGGGGATCACCCCGATCTTCCTCGCGCTCACCGCCGGCCGGCCCGGCAAGGTGCAGAAGCGGATGGCCTTCCAGGCCGTCTGTGTCGCCGGCGGTGTGATCACCGTGTTCGGGCTCCTCGGGCACCAGATCCTGAACTACCTGCACGTGTCCGTGCCCGCGCTGATGATCGCGGGCGGTCTGCTGCTTCTGCTGATCGCGCTGGATCTGCTCACCGGCAAGACCGACGAGCCGAAGCAGACCAAGGACGTCAACGTCGCCCTCGTACCCCTGGGCATGCCGCTGCTGGCCGGGCCCGGGGCGATCGTGTCGGTCATCCTCGCCGTGCAGAAGGCCCACGGCGTCGCCGCGCAGGTGTCCGTGTGGGCGGCGATCCTCGCCATCCATGTCGTGCTGTGGCTGGTGATGCGGTACTCGCTGGTGATCATCCGGATCATCAAGGACGGCGGTGTGGTCCTGGTGACCCGGCTCGCGGGCATGATGCTCTCCGCGATCGCCGTGCAGCAGATCATCAACGGCGTCACGCAGGTGATCCAGGGGAGCTGA
- a CDS encoding trypsin-like serine peptidase, which produces MSVTDRSHKELHEQAADEAARRYEDSAAERERVEDRLAAGVRFPDSPDALAVRADRILDRGGLSASAVVADIHREAMDLPDANERIIDLSNELQAWSFLPRGVRAGATVARITLRRDGRELPHGTGFLVSPQLMMTNHHVLPDESFARRCFVEFSAQVTADNLPDTVVRMELDPGAFFAADRRLDFALVAVAPAPDGSAPGEIFGWNRLSVQIGKLVLGEKVNIIGHPQGRLKEIALRDNAVLVRLDDFVHYKTDTEPGNSGSPVFNDQWEVVALHHSGVPKKDDQGRVLRKDGRPWQQGDGDDAIEWVANEGVRISSILKHLAGLDLDPGRRALLAEMGPDTGLDRTMATAPARPSPVAGAQSERSAPVPGVTAPSAPAVPVTVPMTGSETAARRPRVGLRARGTAFGGRQHVVFLHGRDQQDNHPDDLRRTWTAGLNRGLTLAGLQPLDPEDVWFPFYGTRLHDLVSGRESTAESIGLDRVSAAAAAEVFAAESPTGSYERLLYEAAARAGMPQNGPATTEGFGAGLIGALHRPLSWLAAKSDLDEWTIATFLRDVDLYLGESAVRQAVLDSVMETMPTNGELVLVTHSLGTVVGMDLLTRLPDGLDPVLLVTAGSPLGLDGVNERLLTRGPHQPPRVRDWVNVWCPTDAVAIGCPLEDERWGKLTQLAVPNGRERAHRMDEYLGHPGPAREIRGVLIRQA; this is translated from the coding sequence ATGTCGGTGACGGACCGGTCGCACAAGGAGCTGCACGAGCAGGCCGCCGACGAGGCCGCGCGGCGCTACGAGGACTCCGCCGCGGAGCGCGAGCGGGTGGAGGACCGGCTGGCGGCCGGTGTGCGGTTCCCGGACTCCCCGGACGCGCTCGCCGTGCGCGCCGACCGGATCCTCGACCGGGGTGGTCTGTCGGCCTCGGCGGTGGTGGCGGACATCCACCGCGAGGCCATGGACCTGCCCGACGCCAACGAGCGGATCATCGACCTGTCCAACGAGCTTCAGGCCTGGAGCTTCCTGCCGCGCGGGGTCAGGGCCGGGGCCACGGTCGCCCGGATCACCCTGCGGCGCGACGGCCGCGAGCTGCCGCACGGCACCGGCTTCCTGGTCTCTCCGCAGCTGATGATGACCAACCACCACGTGCTGCCCGACGAGAGCTTCGCCCGCCGCTGCTTCGTGGAGTTCAGCGCCCAGGTCACGGCGGACAACCTGCCCGACACCGTCGTCCGGATGGAGCTCGACCCCGGGGCCTTCTTCGCGGCGGACCGGCGGCTCGACTTCGCCCTGGTGGCGGTGGCGCCCGCCCCGGACGGCTCTGCCCCGGGCGAGATCTTCGGCTGGAACCGGCTGAGCGTGCAGATCGGCAAGCTGGTGCTCGGCGAGAAGGTGAACATCATCGGCCATCCGCAGGGGCGGCTGAAGGAGATCGCGCTGCGCGACAACGCGGTGCTGGTCCGCCTCGACGACTTCGTCCACTACAAGACCGACACCGAACCGGGGAACTCCGGCTCGCCCGTCTTCAACGACCAGTGGGAGGTCGTGGCGCTGCACCACAGCGGCGTGCCGAAGAAGGACGACCAGGGCCGCGTGCTGCGCAAGGACGGCCGGCCCTGGCAGCAGGGCGACGGCGACGACGCCATCGAGTGGGTCGCCAACGAGGGCGTCCGGATCAGCTCGATCCTCAAGCACCTGGCCGGGCTGGACCTCGACCCGGGGCGGCGTGCCCTGCTGGCCGAGATGGGCCCGGACACCGGACTGGACCGGACCATGGCCACCGCGCCGGCCCGCCCGTCGCCCGTCGCCGGGGCACAGAGCGAGAGGTCGGCGCCGGTACCGGGCGTCACGGCCCCGTCGGCCCCAGCGGTCCCGGTGACGGTTCCCATGACCGGGAGCGAGACCGCGGCCCGCAGACCCCGGGTCGGGCTCCGCGCCCGCGGTACCGCCTTCGGCGGCCGTCAGCACGTGGTCTTCCTGCACGGCCGGGACCAGCAGGACAACCACCCCGACGATCTCCGCCGCACGTGGACGGCCGGCCTGAACCGCGGGCTCACCCTCGCGGGCCTGCAACCGCTCGACCCGGAGGACGTGTGGTTCCCGTTCTACGGCACGAGACTGCACGACCTCGTGAGCGGCAGGGAGAGCACGGCCGAGTCCATCGGCCTGGACCGGGTGAGCGCCGCCGCTGCCGCCGAGGTGTTCGCCGCGGAGTCGCCCACCGGCTCCTACGAGCGACTGCTCTACGAGGCGGCCGCCCGGGCCGGCATGCCCCAGAACGGTCCGGCGACCACGGAGGGCTTCGGTGCGGGCCTGATCGGGGCGCTGCACCGGCCGCTGAGCTGGCTCGCGGCCAAGTCGGACCTCGACGAGTGGACCATCGCCACGTTCCTGCGGGACGTCGACCTGTACCTCGGCGAGAGCGCCGTGCGCCAGGCGGTGCTGGACAGCGTCATGGAGACGATGCCCACCAACGGCGAGCTGGTGCTGGTCACGCACAGCCTGGGGACGGTCGTGGGCATGGACCTGCTGACCCGGCTGCCCGACGGCCTCGACCCGGTCCTGCTCGTCACCGCGGGCAGCCCGCTCGGCCTGGACGGCGTCAATGAGCGCCTCCTCACCCGTGGCCCGCACCAGCCGCCCAGGGTGCGTGACTGGGTCAACGTCTGGTGCCCCACCGACGCGGTGGCCATCGGCTGCCCCCTGGAGGACGAACGGTGGGGGAAGCTCACCCAGCTGGCCGTCCCCAACGGCCGCGAGCGCGCGCACAGGATGGACGAGTACCTCGGCCACCCCGGACCGGCCCGGGAGATCCGCGGCGTCCTGATCCGCCAGGCCTGA
- a CDS encoding NYN domain-containing protein, with protein MEVMNDDLAALSARIDRTNELLQRMLAEVAKTPSTHAIFVDAGYLYAAGGRLVAGTEDRRAFDLDAEGLIDALIDKARTIFADSRLLRVYWYDGARRRIHTAEQQTIAELPDVKVRLGNLNANNQQKGVDSLIRSDLESLARHRAISDAALLGGDEDLVSAVEAAQGYGARVHLWGIEAPEGRNQAEPLLWEVDSQRTFDLDFFKPYVSRRTAAPAYETAAGRPAREDVRFVGAQIAAKWLAARGRDTLVELLPGHPYLPGSVDQDLLVEAEGLLQYSLRGQADLRRALRDGFWDHLRTQY; from the coding sequence ATGGAGGTGATGAACGACGACCTCGCGGCCCTCAGCGCCCGCATCGACCGCACCAACGAGCTGCTCCAGCGCATGCTCGCCGAGGTGGCGAAGACGCCCTCCACCCACGCGATCTTCGTCGATGCCGGGTATCTGTACGCGGCCGGTGGACGCCTCGTCGCCGGCACCGAGGACCGCCGCGCGTTCGACCTGGACGCCGAGGGTCTGATCGACGCACTCATCGACAAGGCCCGCACGATCTTCGCGGACAGCCGGCTGCTGCGCGTCTACTGGTACGACGGCGCCCGGCGCCGCATCCACACGGCCGAGCAGCAGACCATCGCGGAGCTGCCGGACGTCAAGGTGCGGCTCGGCAACCTCAACGCCAACAACCAGCAGAAGGGCGTCGACTCCCTCATCCGCTCCGACCTGGAGTCCCTCGCCCGGCACCGCGCCATCAGCGACGCGGCCCTGCTCGGCGGCGACGAGGACCTGGTGTCGGCGGTCGAGGCGGCCCAGGGGTACGGCGCCCGGGTCCACCTCTGGGGCATCGAGGCGCCGGAGGGCCGCAACCAGGCGGAACCCCTCCTGTGGGAGGTCGACAGCCAGCGCACCTTCGACCTCGACTTCTTCAAGCCGTACGTCTCCCGCCGCACGGCGGCCCCCGCCTACGAGACGGCCGCGGGTCGGCCCGCCCGCGAGGACGTGCGGTTCGTGGGCGCGCAGATCGCCGCGAAGTGGTTGGCGGCACGCGGCCGGGACACGCTGGTGGAGCTGCTGCCCGGGCACCCGTACCTGCCCGGCTCGGTGGACCAGGACCTGCTCGTCGAGGCGGAGGGCCTCCTGCAGTACTCACTGCGCGGCCAGGCGGACCTGCGGCGGGCGCTGCGGGACGGCTTCTGGGATCACCTGCGGACGCAGTACTAG